One window from the genome of Equus quagga isolate Etosha38 unplaced genomic scaffold, UCLA_HA_Equagga_1.0 HiC_scaffold_16435_RagTag, whole genome shotgun sequence encodes:
- the LOC124232012 gene encoding ral guanine nucleotide dissociation stimulator-like isoform X2: MVGTWLDPMQDFWEPTPFPSFRMRLASPRVIWPGSHLGGPAYLPQVQLQHLGPRRAELEAPVPELLPALEPEQGPAPGPEAAPAVVPPSAPELEAASPPAASPPAASPPSASPGPERGPSASAPVPASELEQDAPLTFGRTLPPAAEVTAEVSAELREERPKLLDFPPKLVAEQLTRMDAELFKKVEPRHCLGFVWCQRPNGSKEYLAPTVGATINQFLHVSRCVITTCLGDLSMTAQDRARVVELWIQVAKECRVLGNYASLRAIVSALQSPSISRLQKTWGRVARKSSRKLKRFIKDQWVSRRQLVKSPDP, from the exons ATGGTGGGAACCTGGCTGGACCCAATGCAGGATTTCTGGGAGCCCACGCCCTTTCCCTCTTTCAGGATGCGGCTGGCCTCTCCGCGTGTCATCTGGCCTGGGTCGCACCTGGGAGGCCCTGCCTACCTTCCCCAGGTCCAGCTGCAACATCTggggcccaggagggcagagctggaag CGCCAGTTCCAGAGCTCCTGCCGGCTCTAGAGCCAGAGCAAGGGCCAGCTCCGGGGCCAGAGGCAGCTCCAGCTGTAGTTCCACCGTCCGCGCCGGAGCTGGAGGCAGCCTCACCACCGGCAGCCTCACCTCCAGCAGCCTCACCTCCATCGGCCTCTCCAGGGCCGGAGCGAGGGCCATCAGCTTCAGCCCCAGTGCCAGCTTCTGAGCTGGAGCAAGATGCGCCATTGACTTTTGGACGAACTCTGCCTCCAGCTGCCGAAGTCACCGCAGAAGTGAGCGCCgagctgagagaggagaggcctAAGCTGCTGGACTTCCCTCCGAAGCTGGTGGCCGAGCAGCTGACGCGGATGGATGCG GAGCTGTTCAAGAAGGTGGAGCCCCGCCACTGCCTGGGTTTTGTGTGGTGCCAGCGGCCCAATGGGAGCAAGGAGTACCTGGCTCCCACCGTTGGGGCCACTATCAACCAGTTTCTTCACGTGTCCCGCTGTGTCATCACGACGTGCCTTGGGGACCTCAGCATGACGGCCCAGGACAGGGCCAGAGTCGTCGAGCTGTGGATTCAGGTGGCCAAG gAGTGCCGAGTCCTTGGAAATTATGCGTCCCTGCGTGCCATCGTGTCTGCTCTGCAGAGCCCCTCCATCAGCCGTCTGCAAAAGACATGGGGACGAGTTGCCAG